A genome region from Acaryochloris thomasi RCC1774 includes the following:
- the psbC gene encoding photosystem II reaction center protein CP43 has protein sequence MVTLSNQTAGYDRPSTGFAWWAGNARLIAVSGRLLGAHVAHAGLIVFWAGGMTLFETAHLIPEKPMYEQGCILLPHLASLGLGVGAGGEIINTFPFFAVGAIHLIASFVLGLGGTFHAIRGPEQLDYSNFFGYDWEDKDKMTTILGYHLVILGIGALLLVAKAMFFGGLYDTWAPGGGQVRVVTSPTWSFGVFLDYITRSPFGESGWIVSVNNLEDIVGGHIWVGVHCIFGGVWHILTKPWAWVKKAFVWSGEAYLSYSLGALCVFGFIAAFMVWFNNTVYPSEFYGPTGPEASQAQALTFLIRDQRLGANVASAQGPTGLGKYLMRSPTGEIIFGGETMRFWEFRGPWLEPLRGPNGLDLNKLRSDIQPWQARRAAEYMTHAPLGSLNSVGGVATEINSVNYVSPRAWLATSHFALAFFFFIGHLWHAGRARAAAAGFEKGIERRTEPALSMAEYE, from the coding sequence GTGGTAACGCTCTCTAATCAAACCGCTGGCTATGACCGGCCATCGACAGGTTTTGCCTGGTGGGCGGGTAACGCTCGCCTGATCGCAGTATCGGGTCGTCTACTTGGCGCTCATGTTGCCCACGCTGGCCTAATCGTTTTTTGGGCAGGTGGTATGACGCTGTTTGAGACAGCTCATCTGATCCCTGAGAAGCCCATGTATGAACAGGGCTGTATCCTTCTTCCTCACCTCGCCTCTCTTGGCTTGGGCGTGGGTGCAGGCGGAGAAATTATCAATACATTTCCATTCTTTGCCGTTGGCGCAATTCACCTGATTGCTTCCTTCGTTTTAGGTTTGGGTGGAACATTCCACGCTATTCGTGGTCCTGAACAGCTTGATTATTCCAACTTCTTTGGTTACGACTGGGAAGACAAGGACAAGATGACAACCATTCTCGGGTATCACCTTGTGATTCTCGGAATTGGTGCACTTTTGCTCGTGGCGAAAGCCATGTTCTTTGGCGGTCTCTACGATACTTGGGCTCCAGGTGGTGGCCAGGTCCGTGTTGTGACCAGTCCAACCTGGAGCTTTGGTGTTTTCTTGGACTACATCACGCGCTCTCCCTTTGGTGAGTCAGGCTGGATTGTTAGCGTCAACAACTTAGAAGATATTGTTGGTGGCCATATCTGGGTAGGCGTTCACTGCATCTTTGGTGGCGTCTGGCACATTTTGACCAAGCCTTGGGCTTGGGTTAAGAAAGCCTTTGTCTGGTCTGGCGAAGCATACTTGTCCTATAGCTTGGGCGCCCTGTGTGTCTTCGGTTTTATCGCCGCCTTCATGGTCTGGTTCAACAACACTGTTTATCCTAGTGAATTCTATGGTCCTACTGGTCCAGAAGCATCTCAGGCTCAGGCCTTGACTTTCTTGATCCGTGACCAAAGATTGGGTGCTAACGTAGCGTCTGCTCAAGGCCCCACTGGTTTGGGTAAATATCTCATGCGCTCCCCCACCGGTGAGATCATCTTTGGTGGTGAGACCATGCGTTTCTGGGAATTCCGCGGTCCTTGGCTAGAGCCACTTCGTGGTCCTAACGGTCTAGATCTCAATAAGCTCAGAAGTGATATTCAGCCTTGGCAAGCTCGCCGTGCGGCTGAATACATGACCCACGCTCCTTTGGGTTCTTTGAACTCTGTCGGTGGTGTAGCAACTGAAATTAACTCAGTGAACTACGTCTCTCCTCGAGCTTGGCTAGCGACATCTCACTTTGCTTTAGCCTTCTTCTTCTTCATCGGTCACCTCTGGCATGCAGGTCGTGCTCGGGCCGCCGCAGCTGGATTTGAAAAAGGTATTGAGCGTAGGACAGAGCCTGCTTTGTCTATGGCTGAGTACGAATAA
- the secA gene encoding preprotein translocase subunit SecA gives MLKTILGDPNKRKLKKYQPDIVEINLLEEEIQPLSDQDLQGKTAEFKQRIEKGESLDSLLPETFAVVREASVRVLGLRHFDVQLLGGMILHDGQIAEMKTGEGKTLVSTLPSYLNALAGKGVHAVTVNDYLARRDAEWMGQIHRFLNLSVGLIQQSMQPHERQKNYACDITYATNSELGFDYLRDNMATSMAEVVQRPFNYCVIDEVDSVLIDEARTPLIISGQVERPTEKYMDAARVAFALQSEDHYEVDEKARNVVLADEGFIEAEKLLKVDDLFDPNDPWAHYVFNAIKAKELFVKDVNYIIRNDEIVIVDEFTGRVMPGRRWSDGLHQAIEAKEKVEIQNETQTLATITYQNMFLLYPKLAGMTGTAKTEEAELEKIYKLEVTIIPTNRKNQRQDIADVVYKTEPAKWQAIASECAQMHEDGRPVLVGTTSVEKSEVLSKLLLEKNIPHNLLNAKPENVERESEIVAQAGRGGAVTIATNMAGRGTDIILGGNVDYMARLKVREYFMPRIVQPEDSNPMSMMQAGVPDAQTGQGFGDGEAQQTGTARKTWKVAPEIYPTELSGKTEELLKSTVAFAVKQLGERSISELQAEEMLAVASEKAPTDDPVTQKLREVYNQVKGEYEILTSAEHDRVVERGGLHVIGTERHESRRIDNQLRGRAGRQGDPGSTRFFLSLEDNLLRIFGGDRVAGLMDAFRVEEDMPIESRILTGSLENAQKKVETYYYDIRKQVFEYDEVMNNQRRAIYAERLRVLKGEDLKEKVIEYAERTMDDIVGAYVNPELPPEEWNLGSMVEKIKEFVYLLQDLEPSHFENLSMPEMQMFLREQVRIAYDKKEAEVDQLQPELMRQAERFFILQQIDTLWREHLQQMDALREAVGLRGYGQQDPLVEYKSEGYELFLEMMIAIRRNVVYSLFQFQPQLEAQAQQAVANAAAASSDDDSDVIEASFTDG, from the coding sequence ATGCTGAAAACCATTCTGGGCGATCCCAACAAACGTAAGCTCAAGAAATACCAACCTGATATCGTTGAAATCAATTTGTTGGAGGAGGAGATTCAGCCCCTTTCAGATCAGGACTTACAGGGCAAAACAGCCGAGTTTAAGCAACGAATTGAGAAGGGAGAATCTCTAGACTCACTACTGCCGGAGACATTCGCTGTTGTTAGAGAAGCATCTGTGAGGGTCTTGGGGCTCCGACATTTTGACGTGCAGCTGCTGGGCGGCATGATTTTGCACGATGGCCAAATTGCTGAGATGAAAACGGGTGAGGGTAAAACGCTTGTTTCAACTCTGCCTTCTTATTTGAATGCGCTTGCTGGCAAAGGGGTTCACGCGGTTACCGTCAACGACTACCTTGCTCGCCGTGATGCAGAATGGATGGGGCAAATTCATCGCTTCTTGAATCTCAGCGTGGGCCTGATTCAGCAATCAATGCAGCCCCATGAGCGGCAAAAGAACTATGCCTGTGACATTACCTATGCCACCAATAGTGAGCTGGGATTTGACTATCTGCGCGACAATATGGCCACCTCAATGGCGGAGGTGGTACAGCGTCCCTTTAACTACTGCGTGATTGACGAGGTGGACTCTGTTCTGATCGATGAGGCTCGCACTCCGCTAATTATCTCAGGCCAAGTGGAACGCCCCACAGAGAAATATATGGATGCGGCGAGAGTCGCGTTTGCGCTACAGAGCGAAGATCATTACGAAGTGGATGAAAAGGCTAGAAATGTTGTTCTTGCAGATGAGGGATTCATTGAAGCTGAAAAGCTGCTTAAGGTAGACGATCTGTTTGACCCTAATGATCCCTGGGCTCATTACGTCTTCAATGCAATCAAGGCAAAAGAGCTATTTGTTAAAGATGTTAACTACATCATCCGCAATGACGAAATTGTCATCGTTGATGAATTTACGGGGCGGGTGATGCCCGGGCGACGCTGGAGTGATGGCCTGCATCAAGCGATTGAAGCCAAGGAAAAAGTGGAAATTCAGAATGAAACACAGACCTTAGCCACGATTACTTATCAGAATATGTTCTTGCTCTACCCCAAGCTGGCTGGGATGACGGGAACGGCAAAGACAGAGGAAGCTGAATTAGAGAAAATCTACAAGCTAGAAGTCACGATTATTCCGACCAATCGCAAGAATCAGCGACAGGATATTGCCGATGTGGTCTATAAAACTGAGCCAGCCAAGTGGCAGGCGATCGCATCTGAGTGCGCTCAGATGCACGAAGATGGTCGTCCTGTGCTTGTCGGTACCACTAGTGTTGAGAAATCTGAGGTACTTTCGAAGCTTCTGCTAGAAAAAAATATTCCGCACAATCTACTCAACGCAAAACCTGAAAATGTAGAAAGAGAGTCAGAAATCGTTGCGCAAGCAGGCCGTGGTGGGGCGGTGACTATTGCCACAAATATGGCAGGTCGTGGAACTGATATTATTCTGGGCGGAAATGTCGACTATATGGCCCGCTTGAAAGTGCGCGAGTATTTCATGCCGCGTATTGTGCAGCCTGAAGATAGTAACCCGATGTCGATGATGCAGGCAGGTGTTCCTGATGCGCAAACGGGGCAAGGCTTTGGAGACGGTGAAGCACAGCAGACGGGAACAGCCCGAAAGACATGGAAGGTTGCGCCAGAAATTTATCCGACAGAGCTATCTGGAAAGACAGAAGAGCTGTTGAAAAGTACGGTGGCCTTTGCTGTGAAGCAGCTTGGGGAACGAAGTATTTCAGAGCTGCAGGCTGAGGAGATGCTAGCTGTAGCCTCTGAGAAAGCGCCGACAGATGACCCTGTGACTCAAAAGCTTCGGGAGGTCTACAACCAGGTTAAAGGTGAGTATGAAATCCTGACCAGCGCGGAGCATGACCGAGTCGTAGAGCGAGGTGGTCTGCACGTTATCGGCACCGAGCGTCACGAATCTCGCCGCATTGATAATCAACTGCGGGGACGGGCAGGACGTCAAGGTGATCCAGGTTCAACGCGGTTTTTCCTGAGTCTCGAAGACAATTTGCTAAGGATTTTTGGTGGCGACCGTGTTGCCGGCCTCATGGATGCTTTCCGTGTTGAGGAGGATATGCCCATTGAATCCCGAATTCTCACCGGCAGCTTAGAGAATGCGCAAAAGAAGGTTGAGACTTACTATTACGACATTCGTAAGCAGGTATTTGAGTATGACGAGGTGATGAACAATCAGCGCCGCGCTATCTATGCTGAACGTCTGAGGGTTCTGAAGGGCGAGGATCTCAAAGAGAAGGTTATTGAGTACGCTGAGCGAACAATGGATGACATTGTTGGGGCCTATGTCAACCCAGAACTACCGCCAGAAGAGTGGAATCTTGGCAGCATGGTGGAGAAGATTAAGGAGTTCGTCTACCTCCTGCAGGATCTTGAACCCAGCCATTTTGAGAATCTATCGATGCCGGAGATGCAGATGTTCCTTCGTGAGCAGGTCCGGATTGCCTACGACAAGAAAGAGGCCGAGGTGGATCAGCTTCAGCCAGAACTCATGCGTCAGGCAGAACGATTCTTTATTCTGCAGCAAATTGATACTCTCTGGCGCGAGCACCTCCAGCAAATGGATGCTCTGCGTGAGGCGGTAGGGCTGCGGGGCTACGGCCAGCAAGATCCGCTTGTGGAGTATAAGAGCGAAGGTTATGAGCTGTTCTTAGAAATGATGATTGCGATTCGTCGTAATGTTGTCTATTCGCTGTTCCAGTTTCAGCCGCAACTGGAGGCACAGGCACAGCAGGCGGTAGCGAACGCAGCAGCAGCCTCTAGCGACGATGATTCTGATGTTATTGAGGCTAGCTTTACAGATGGCTAG
- a CDS encoding PCP reductase family protein yields MRESDFTDMLRWTATAEAKLRNIPYFARTQARYRIEALAREAELEVVTSELVEQARLEFGQ; encoded by the coding sequence ATGCGAGAGTCTGACTTCACAGATATGCTCCGCTGGACCGCAACTGCTGAGGCTAAGCTGAGAAATATTCCTTACTTCGCGCGAACGCAGGCGAGATACCGCATTGAGGCACTCGCTCGTGAAGCAGAACTTGAGGTTGTTACCAGTGAGCTGGTTGAGCAAGCGCGCTTAGAATTTGGTCAATGA
- the psbD gene encoding photosystem II D2 protein (photosystem q(a) protein) translates to MTIAVGRAQERGWFDVLDDWLKRDRFVFIGWSGVLLFPTAFLALGGWFTGTTFVTSWYSHGLASSYLEGCNFLTVAISTPPDSLGHSLLLPWGPEAQGNLTRWFQLGGLWTFVALHGAISLVGFMLRQFEIARLVGVRPYNAIAFSAPIAVFVSVFLMYPLGQSSWFFAPSFGVAGIFRFILFVQGFHNFTLNPFHMMGVAGVLGGALLCAIHGATVENTLFEDGSESSTFGAFNPTQAEETYSMVTANRFWSQIFGIAFSNKRWLHFFMLFVPVTGLWMASIGIVGIALNLRSYDFISQEVRAAEDPEFETFYTKNILLNEGLRAWMAPQDQPHENFIFPEEVLPRGNAL, encoded by the coding sequence ATGACCATAGCAGTCGGACGCGCCCAGGAGAGAGGATGGTTTGACGTCCTCGACGACTGGCTCAAGCGTGATCGGTTCGTCTTTATTGGTTGGTCCGGCGTTTTACTATTCCCCACCGCCTTTTTGGCACTGGGTGGATGGTTTACCGGCACAACCTTCGTTACATCTTGGTATTCCCACGGTCTTGCCAGTTCTTACCTAGAGGGCTGCAACTTTTTGACCGTTGCCATTTCCACACCTCCAGATAGCTTGGGGCACTCCCTCTTGCTACCTTGGGGACCCGAAGCACAGGGTAACCTGACCCGCTGGTTCCAGCTGGGCGGCCTGTGGACTTTTGTGGCACTGCACGGTGCCATTTCACTGGTGGGCTTCATGCTGCGTCAGTTTGAGATTGCGCGTCTTGTTGGCGTGCGTCCTTACAACGCCATCGCCTTCAGTGCACCCATTGCAGTTTTTGTCTCAGTCTTTTTGATGTACCCCTTGGGCCAGTCGAGCTGGTTCTTTGCACCGAGCTTTGGTGTGGCGGGTATTTTCAGATTCATTCTGTTTGTTCAAGGTTTCCACAACTTCACCCTCAACCCCTTTCACATGATGGGCGTTGCCGGTGTCTTGGGTGGCGCACTTCTGTGTGCGATTCACGGTGCCACGGTTGAGAACACCTTGTTTGAAGACGGTTCAGAGTCGAGCACCTTTGGTGCCTTCAACCCGACTCAAGCAGAAGAGACCTATTCAATGGTCACAGCGAACCGATTCTGGTCACAGATTTTCGGTATTGCTTTCTCCAACAAGCGCTGGCTGCACTTCTTCATGCTGTTTGTGCCTGTTACAGGCCTGTGGATGGCATCGATTGGAATTGTAGGTATTGCTTTGAACCTGCGTAGCTACGACTTCATCTCTCAGGAAGTCAGAGCGGCAGAAGACCCTGAGTTTGAGACGTTCTACACCAAGAACATTCTGCTCAACGAAGGTCTGCGTGCCTGGATGGCACCGCAAGACCAGCCCCATGAAAACTTCATCTTCCCAGAGGAGGTACTACCGCGTGGTAACGCTCTCTAA
- a CDS encoding tetratricopeptide repeat protein, translating to MSKTAIQSLNFLSIGDRGVGKTIFLLANYAALRPKSADAQKQDIYFDCQNGKDRKNLESLLALVAKTGQYPPPTLQITDFRFDVKRHSWQGAKVLCQFHWSDVPGESCQSFDAEFQAVLQKSHGCCLFLDAYELIHNPQYLAHLEMLTKRAEAIASLAHRYQLHYSIALVLTKCDLIGAGPSGLLKLEEKLHPLIRSLKAVNANYRCFYSAIPISAFKTPTVLEAHGIEAPLLWLVTEARASSRPLQTLDKSLDSVLSNSVAPSSKTTSTKSGSPVWLRLLAGVGILGVLTGLFVGLRALLPSTDPSLSSNPSIRRHQITLKRDPDNVEATRQLAAEYTKLEQYGQAIPLLENLAQEQPENLNLLTELGRLYLVTGQLQKEENIYDQILLQDESNILALTGKAEIYLKKGEIETAKSLFAEAEERAPSEKLKQTIRKIATENLQAAEK from the coding sequence ATGTCTAAAACTGCGATTCAATCTCTTAATTTTCTTAGCATTGGCGATCGGGGTGTTGGCAAAACAATTTTCTTGCTGGCCAACTACGCTGCACTGCGTCCGAAGTCAGCAGATGCACAGAAACAGGATATATATTTTGATTGCCAAAATGGTAAAGATCGAAAGAATCTTGAATCGCTGTTAGCGCTAGTCGCTAAAACAGGTCAATATCCACCTCCAACACTTCAAATCACCGACTTTAGATTTGATGTCAAACGCCACAGTTGGCAGGGAGCCAAAGTGCTGTGCCAGTTTCACTGGTCAGATGTACCTGGAGAGTCTTGTCAATCCTTTGATGCAGAGTTTCAAGCGGTCTTGCAAAAATCCCATGGCTGCTGCTTATTTCTGGATGCCTACGAGTTGATTCATAATCCGCAGTACCTCGCTCATTTAGAGATGTTAACCAAGCGAGCTGAAGCGATCGCATCTCTAGCCCACCGATATCAACTCCACTACTCTATTGCCCTGGTTTTGACAAAGTGTGATCTTATTGGTGCGGGTCCCTCAGGCCTGCTGAAGCTAGAAGAAAAGCTGCATCCCTTAATTCGTTCCTTGAAAGCCGTCAACGCCAACTATCGCTGCTTCTACTCAGCCATTCCGATCTCTGCCTTTAAAACGCCTACCGTCCTTGAAGCCCACGGGATTGAAGCGCCGCTGTTATGGTTAGTTACAGAAGCCAGAGCCTCTAGTCGACCCCTTCAAACCCTAGATAAAAGTCTAGATAGTGTTTTGTCAAATTCGGTAGCCCCCTCCTCCAAGACAACCTCGACGAAGAGCGGCAGTCCTGTTTGGCTTCGTCTCCTAGCGGGGGTTGGTATTTTGGGAGTGTTAACTGGGCTATTTGTAGGTCTTCGCGCTCTATTGCCTTCCACAGACCCATCACTTTCCTCCAACCCATCGATTCGTAGGCATCAAATTACACTGAAGCGTGATCCCGACAATGTGGAGGCCACCAGACAGCTCGCGGCAGAATATACAAAACTAGAACAGTACGGTCAAGCCATCCCCCTGCTCGAGAATCTCGCTCAAGAACAGCCTGAAAATCTCAACTTGCTAACTGAATTAGGTCGACTTTATTTAGTAACAGGACAGTTACAGAAAGAAGAGAATATCTATGACCAGATTTTGCTCCAGGATGAAAGCAATATCTTAGCCCTGACAGGTAAGGCTGAGATTTATCTAAAAAAAGGGGAAATTGAAACGGCAAAGTCGCTGTTCGCAGAAGCTGAAGAGCGTGCCCCTTCAGAAAAGCTGAAGCAGACAATTCGCAAAATAGCCACAGAAAATCTCCAGGCAGCCGAGAAGTAA